Proteins encoded together in one Candidatus Falkowbacteria bacterium window:
- a CDS encoding RluA family pseudouridine synthase: MKHFIVDETQVDVRLDKFLTEKIEQSRSQIKKAILNGLILVNDKPAKVHQFLHLQDKVSVSPTEEMERRSKEIELTKMSKLQQLKEKLLEKPFPKNLTPKIIHKNTDYLIIEKPAKLLVHETPTSTVPTLVDWLVKKYPKIRKIADSISLEKNDQTFRPGIVHRLDRDVSGIMLIAFNQDSFEYYKSQFQKRIITKKYTALVHGKLTQDAGTIDFEIGRSAEGGRMAAHPAGSGKGRPSLTNYKVLERYDKATLIEVELLTGRTNQIRVHFFALQYPIVGDHLYKFKEKTKLNPGRIMLHARELTFTDMQGEKQTFEAELPSEFSEFTS, from the coding sequence ATGAAACATTTTATTGTAGATGAAACACAAGTAGACGTACGACTGGACAAATTCCTAACTGAAAAAATCGAACAGAGTCGTAGTCAAATTAAAAAAGCCATCCTAAATGGCCTAATTTTGGTAAATGATAAACCAGCTAAAGTCCACCAATTTCTTCATCTACAAGACAAAGTTTCAGTTTCTCCAACTGAAGAGATGGAAAGAAGAAGCAAAGAAATTGAATTGACCAAAATGTCCAAACTTCAACAACTAAAAGAGAAGTTGCTTGAGAAACCTTTTCCAAAAAACCTAACTCCGAAAATCATTCACAAAAATACTGATTATTTAATCATCGAGAAACCAGCAAAACTACTTGTGCATGAAACACCGACCTCAACTGTTCCGACTTTAGTTGACTGGCTAGTTAAAAAATATCCAAAAATCAGAAAAATTGCTGATTCAATTTCTTTAGAAAAGAATGACCAAACCTTTCGCCCTGGTATTGTTCACAGACTAGATAGAGATGTTTCTGGTATAATGCTAATCGCCTTCAATCAAGATTCATTTGAATATTACAAAAGTCAATTTCAAAAAAGAATCATTACCAAGAAATATACTGCCCTAGTTCATGGAAAATTGACTCAAGACGCAGGAACAATCGATTTTGAAATCGGCCGTAGCGCTGAAGGCGGTCGCATGGCTGCCCATCCAGCTGGCTCAGGAAAGGGGCGCCCTTCATTAACAAACTACAAAGTACTTGAACGATACGACAAAGCAACCTTAATTGAAGTTGAACTTCTAACTGGTAGAACAAATCAAATTCGTGTTCACTTTTTTGCACTCCAATATCCAATAGTTGGTGACCATCTATACAAATTCAAAGAAAAGACCAAACTAAACCCTGGCAGAATTATGCTTCACGCCAGAGAATTAACTTTTACTGATATGCAAGGAGAAAAGCAAACTTTTGAAGCTGAGCTGCCAAGCGAATTTAGTGAATTCACTTCTTGA
- the rplS gene encoding 50S ribosomal protein L19: MPEDKKPVAKKPTEDNKEEKATKKIDPSSPKASKDKEEKIDRTFPAVQAGTLVRVHQEITEFNPKGEEKKRVQVFEGTVLGRKHGKGINATVTVRKESSGISVEKIFPLHSPTVKKIEVVKRFKVRRAKINYIRTKHKKLREIKD, from the coding sequence ATGCCAGAAGATAAAAAGCCAGTTGCCAAAAAACCAACTGAAGACAACAAAGAAGAAAAAGCTACAAAAAAAATTGACCCTTCTTCGCCTAAAGCTTCGAAGGACAAGGAAGAAAAAATAGACCGAACTTTTCCAGCCGTTCAAGCAGGAACTTTAGTTCGCGTTCACCAGGAGATTACGGAGTTCAATCCTAAAGGTGAAGAAAAGAAAAGAGTTCAGGTTTTCGAAGGAACAGTTTTGGGTCGTAAGCACGGCAAAGGTATCAATGCTACTGTAACCGTTAGAAAAGAATCAAGCGGGATATCTGTAGAAAAGATTTTCCCACTACATTCTCCAACTGTTAAAAAGATTGAAGTAGTAAAGAGATTCAAAGTACGCCGAGCCAAGATCAACTATATTCGAACTAAGCACAAAAAACTCCGAGAGATCAAAGATTAA
- the gmk gene encoding guanylate kinase, producing the protein MNNKLFLISGTSGVGKTTIAYKLLEQMPNLERLVTYVTREPRPGEKDGEDYHFVSRNEFEKKLQAGEFFEHDEHYGNWYGNSRKDLEAIWQNGKIAMSLLDVNGVRSTKAIFPKAKSIFILPDNLENLKGRIRQRPMTDEAFEKRWIKVPGELKQADEYDFKIVNEEGKVDEATNKVKEIIENN; encoded by the coding sequence ATGAACAATAAGTTATTCCTAATCTCCGGCACTTCCGGTGTCGGCAAAACTACAATTGCCTACAAACTTTTGGAACAAATGCCAAATCTGGAACGACTCGTAACTTATGTAACCCGTGAACCAAGACCAGGAGAAAAAGATGGTGAAGATTATCATTTTGTCAGTCGGAATGAATTTGAAAAAAAATTACAAGCTGGTGAGTTTTTTGAACATGACGAACACTACGGTAATTGGTACGGTAATAGCCGAAAAGATCTAGAAGCTATTTGGCAAAACGGAAAAATAGCAATGTCCCTTTTGGATGTCAATGGTGTTCGAAGCACGAAAGCTATATTTCCTAAAGCGAAGTCAATCTTTATTTTACCTGACAATTTAGAAAACCTTAAGGGCCGAATTCGCCAAAGACCAATGACCGATGAAGCTTTTGAAAAACGCTGGATAAAAGTACCAGGAGAATTAAAGCAAGCTGATGAATATGATTTCAAAATCGTCAACGAAGAAGGAAAAGTTGATGAAGCTACCAATAAAGTTAAGGAAATTATTGAAAATAACTAA